A segment of the Candidatus Neomarinimicrobiota bacterium genome:
TCTGGAAAATGGTGAAGAAACCGCTCTGGATAATCTCAGAAAAAATCCCAAAAAGATGGCTATTATCGGAGTCGGCGTGCTTCTGAGTTTGGCTCTAAACGGATTATTGGCTTATTATCTTACCAAGTCCATTGTGTTACCTGTATTTTACGGTTCTTCTGCTGAAAGCGAAGCGTCAAAGGAAGTCATAGAATCTCCCTCCGGGCAAAAACCGGAAGCTCTTCCTGTGCAAGCAGATGGTAATTCTGAGACTGGGTCGGACGAGCGATTTAGCATCTTTAAGGTTGAGCATATAGTAATTAATCCTTACGGAACCAATGGCAGGAGATTTTTAGCTCTTAATTTGAGCATTGAAGTAATACAGTGGCAGAACTAACGAATATAATATCAAAACGAAAGATCAAAATGGATATCAAGAGATTGCTGAACAAAATGGTAGATAAAGGAGAAGTACGAGAGATTTACTTCACGAAGTACGTACTTCAATAAGGGGAGAGATTAGATGACCAAATTGTTGTCACAAGAAGAAATTGATACACTGCTTACCAGAGATAGTATCTCGGATGCGGGCGTTATGTCCACCGGGACTCAAAAGATAGTTAGTGTCTACGATTTTCGTCATCCCGATAGAGTGTCAAAAGATCAAATGCGCGCGCTTAGGACGATTCATGAACGATTCGGAAGAATGTTTGCGACTTATTTATCCAGTACTCTTCGAATGATGGTCGA
Coding sequences within it:
- a CDS encoding flagellar motor switch protein FliM, whose protein sequence is MTKLLSQEEIDTLLTRDSISDAGVMSTGTQKIVSVYDFRHPDRVSKDQMRALRTIHERFGRMFATYLSSTLRMMVDIKVNSIDQVTYSEYAMSLTTPACIYVIEFENLGGSGLIELSSDLFFILLD